The following are from one region of the Stenotrophomonas lactitubi genome:
- a CDS encoding SH3 domain-containing protein, producing MKPRDVLLGAMLAGVLVPVARAQDEDRSPLRFSPAAGVQVSAEVQEDGMLAVLLQPAGKRQRLPGAPDADGNSRLSAEDLDFDGHPELVVRAAVGMVNEAVAVYRFDAGSGEFRALKAVTHGHDQCGELMGLTADAATRTLTASCRSGPMWYTDVYRFNGPQLYLYRGENVLMLGDTLNRALHWEETESQGPLAVWRTYDPAGKVLESAIGDGLGAPASGAPLRGLDATVLPARLFLFDRPGASSTKRYLVQGDRVEMLDEQDGWVKLRYRTPKQGAIEGWINVND from the coding sequence ATGAAACCCAGGGATGTGTTGTTGGGTGCGATGCTTGCCGGCGTGTTGGTGCCCGTGGCGCGGGCGCAGGATGAGGACCGGAGCCCGCTGCGGTTCTCGCCGGCAGCGGGCGTGCAGGTGTCGGCCGAGGTGCAGGAGGACGGCATGCTTGCCGTGCTGCTGCAGCCGGCAGGGAAGCGCCAGCGATTGCCTGGCGCGCCGGACGCCGATGGCAATTCGCGCCTGAGCGCAGAAGACCTCGATTTCGATGGACACCCTGAACTGGTCGTGCGCGCAGCGGTGGGCATGGTCAATGAGGCTGTTGCGGTCTATCGCTTCGACGCGGGCAGTGGTGAATTCCGCGCGCTGAAGGCGGTGACTCATGGACACGATCAGTGCGGTGAGCTGATGGGCCTCACTGCCGATGCCGCCACGCGCACGCTGACTGCCAGTTGCCGCAGCGGGCCGATGTGGTACACCGACGTGTATCGCTTCAACGGCCCGCAGCTCTATCTGTATCGGGGTGAGAATGTGCTGATGCTGGGCGATACGCTCAACCGGGCGCTGCACTGGGAAGAGACCGAAAGCCAAGGCCCGCTGGCGGTGTGGCGCACCTATGATCCCGCCGGCAAGGTGCTGGAAAGCGCCATTGGTGACGGATTGGGTGCACCCGCCAGCGGCGCACCGCTGCGGGGCCTGGATGCCACCGTGCTGCCTGCGCGCCTGTTCCTGTTCGACCGGCCCGGCGCATCAAGCACCAAGCGCTACCTGGTACAGGGCGATCGCGTGGAGATGCTGGATGAGCAGGATGGTTGGGTGAAGCTGCGTTACCGCACTCCGAAACAGGGCGCGATCGAGGGCTGGATCAACGTCAACGATTGA
- a CDS encoding DUF3574 domain-containing protein, protein MKHLGLVFAVLLATSGCASLSSKAPSAYATTADLQGDAARPSSGHGWVRSELYFGVGEEQGAGDRPQADTISDAQWRAFLDKEVTPRFPDGLTVFDAYGQWLFRGDATPNRLRTKVLVVLHEDSPQRRADIEAIRLAWKQQTKHQSVLWSRQPVDVSF, encoded by the coding sequence ATGAAACACCTTGGCCTTGTCTTCGCCGTGCTGCTGGCAACCAGTGGCTGCGCCAGCCTGTCTTCCAAGGCGCCCAGCGCCTATGCCACCACCGCCGACCTGCAGGGCGACGCCGCGCGTCCGTCCAGCGGCCACGGCTGGGTGCGCAGCGAGCTGTACTTCGGTGTGGGCGAGGAGCAGGGCGCCGGTGACCGCCCGCAGGCCGACACCATCAGCGATGCGCAGTGGCGCGCTTTCCTGGACAAGGAAGTGACACCGCGCTTCCCGGATGGGCTGACTGTGTTCGATGCCTACGGCCAGTGGCTGTTCCGCGGCGATGCCACGCCCAACCGCCTGCGCACCAAGGTGCTGGTGGTGCTGCACGAGGACAGCCCGCAGCGCCGTGCCGACATCGAAGCGATCCGGCTGGCGTGGAAGCAGCAGACCAAGCACCAGTCGGTGCTGTGGTCGCGGCAGCCGGTTGACGTATCGTTCTGA